The Salvelinus fontinalis isolate EN_2023a chromosome 39, ASM2944872v1, whole genome shotgun sequence genome has a window encoding:
- the LOC129838631 gene encoding small nuclear ribonucleoprotein F, whose amino-acid sequence MSLPLNPKPFLNGLTGKPVMVKLKWGMEYKGYLVSVDSYMNMQLANTEEYVDGALAGHLGEVLVRCNNVLYIRGVEEEEEDGEMKE is encoded by the exons ATG agTTTACCTCTGAACCCCAAGCCCTTCCTGAACGGCCTGACAGGCAAGCCGGTGATGGTGAAGCTGAAGTGGGGGATGGAGTACAAGGGCTACCTAGTGTCTGTGGACAGCTACATGAACATGCAG TTGGCGAACACAGAAGAGTATGTCGATGGAGCGTTGGCTGGTCACCTTGGAGAAGTACTTGTTAG GTGCAATAATGTTTTATATattagaggagtggaggaagaagaggaggacggaGAAATGAAAGAATGA